The segment CTGTAAGGAGaccggagatggctcgcggcaaCTGCTCTGGGCTCCCGCCGTATGATTCCACTCGCTCCTCGAGCCTTTCGATGAACGCTAGTGGGTCCGCATGGCCGTCGAAAGTAAATCCCCATTTCCGGAGTTTGTCCGCCAGTAACGAGTACGAGATCTCACCCCCTCCGGGGCGTGAGACCCGATGTGCCTGGGGAAGACGTGGCTGTTCTCCTTCCGTGGTTGTCTGGTGGCTAGGCGTGGCCAGGGGTCCAGCGGAAGTGGGTACTGGCTCGTGGTTCTTGCTGGACGCCTCTGGTCTGGTTCCTTGGAGTGGTCCTTGGGCAGCTCGTTGTGGTTGCTCGTCCTGGGCGGCCGGTGTCTCGGTTGCTGACTCGCGGTATCCGTGGGTGGATCCTTGGCTCGTGCTGGGCAGCTCGGGTACAATTAATCGCAGTTTTGGTCCCTCCTTGCTGTCTTCCATCTTCGTCCGGCTCTCTGGCCCGGGTGACGTGGCTGGACTCCGGTGGTCCCTGGGGCTCGGTGTGTTGCCAAAGTGCGTAGCCAATTCGTCCAGGCTTGCCTGCACGGCTTCGGGGTGCCCAGGGCGTGCGATGAATGCGGTGATCCGGCTCCGTAGGTCCTCTACAGTCCCAGTTTCTCCTAGTCCAAACTCCTTA is part of the Drosophila miranda strain MSH22 chromosome Y unlocalized genomic scaffold, D.miranda_PacBio2.1 Contig_Y1_pilon, whole genome shotgun sequence genome and harbors:
- the LOC117190418 gene encoding uncharacterized protein LOC117190418; translated protein: MNIRWIASRRKDELQSLAKEFGLGETGTVEDLRSRITAFIARPGHPEAVQASLDELATHFGNTPSPRDHRSPATSPGPESRTKMEDSKEGPKLRLIVPELPSTSQGSTHGYRESATETPAAQDEQPQRAAQGPLQGTRPEASSKNHEPVPTSAGPLATPSHQTTTEGEQPRLPQAHRVSRPGGGEISYSLLADKLRKWGFTFDGHADPLAFIERLEERVESYGGSPEQLPRAISGLLTGKAEGWFRTFQMQGQNWTDFRKEFLEFFLPPRYFQRLEDTIRSREQKPKESFRD